Proteins encoded together in one Ciona intestinalis chromosome 1, KH, whole genome shotgun sequence window:
- the LOC100177287 gene encoding gamma-interferon-inducible lysosomal thiol reductase — protein sequence MEIKYLILFFFCGSALCCDIAPAYWCDTEAIASQCGVLPACSDRLYPSYATEADPVVVGVYFECLCPDSIRFITNMLFPTWVKLRTTGVMKIMMVPYGKATMNRHGSGYNFTCQHGPQECEGNIIENCLLNETNYDEAKYLPVIQCMERSPQPVAAAEQCITRSGLNWTNINACASSVNGTMLMHKAGLATAALNPSLTWVPWITINGIHTDHIQSSAITDLLTLVCETYKGEKPRSCQHTKHGIGAYARRQRFSNKLYFRSRG from the exons atggaaataaaatatttaattttgtttttcttctgtGGAAGTGCATTGTGTTGTGATATTGCCCCTGCATATTGGTGTGATACAGAAGCTATTGCATCTCAGTGTGGG GTGCTCCCTGCATGTTCCGATCGTTTGTATCCCAGCTATGCCACAGAAGCTGATCCTGTTGTTGTTGGAGTCTACTTTGAATGTTTGTGCCCAGACTCAATACGATTCATTACCAATATGCTGTTTCCAACATGGGTTAAACTAAGAACAACTGGTGTAATGAAAATCATGATGGTTCCATACGGAAAAGCAACA ATGAACAGACATGGTAGTGGATACAACTTCACTTGTCAGCATGGACCTCAGGAATGTGAGGGAAATATTATTGAG AACTGTTTACTGAACGAAACAAATTATGACGAAGCAAAATATCTTCCAGTTATTCAATGTATGGAGCGTTCCCCGCAACCTGTGGCTGCTGCAGAACAA TGTATTACAAGGAGTGGTTTAAATTGGACCAATATAAATGCTTGTGCATCAAGTGTGAATGGAACTATGTTAATGCATAAAGCTGGTCTTGCAACTGCAGCTCTTAACCCATCTCTTACTTGGGTGCCTTGGATAACTATTAATGGG ATTCACACTGATCATATTCAGTCTTCTGCTATTACTGACCTGCTGACACTGGTGTGCGAAACATACAAG gGGGAAAAACCTAGGTCATGTCAGCACACTAAACATGGTATTGGTGCTTATGCGCGTAGACAAAGATTCTCAAATAAGCTATATTTCCGATCACGTGGATAA
- the LOC100181225 gene encoding U6 snRNA-associated Sm-like protein LSm6 — translation MSRKQTPSEFLKQIIGRPVVVKLNSGVDYRGVLACLDGYMNIALEQTEEYVNGQLKNKYGDAFIRGNNVFYISTQKRKGLVG, via the exons ATGAGTAGGAAACAGACACCAAGTGAGTTCTTGAAACAAATCATTGGACGACCTGTTGTCGTCAAACTCAACTCTGGGGTTGATTACAGAG GTGTTCTTGCGTGCTTGGATGGCTACATGAACATAGCTCTTGAACAAACAGAAGAATATGTGAATGGTCAGTTAAAGAACAAGTACGGAGATGCATTTATCAGAGGCAACAATGTGTTCTACATCAGCACACAGAAAAGAAAAGGTCTTGTGGGATGA
- the LOC100179628 gene encoding serine/threonine-protein phosphatase PGAM5, mitochondrial (The sequence of the model RefSeq protein was modified relative to this genomic sequence to represent the inferred CDS: added 34 bases not found in genome assembly): protein MSKAFKLMVSSGIAGCAVYGVSQNKQQKFTFPRIQTLVNAATISTAQHLKWDSNWDKREPIKLIPPSKLNEVEVNSEEYMELLKEYTPTATRRLIFIRHGQYHTEYKDDEYRKLTTLGQEQAVYTGIRLREIGIDFDRFVESSMTRAIETSELIRMQLNQEDVERTDLLREGSPISPEPPFRYWRSEVSVHTDQPRIEAGFRKYVHRADISQKNDSHEVVVCHANVIRYIVCRALQLPPEAWLRMSLKHGSMTCLTVFPDGHVTLQCLGEAGYIPQDKLSIE from the coding sequence GCATTGCAGGCTGTGCTGTGTATGGTGTTagtcaaaataaacaacagaAGTTTACATTTCCTCGCATACAAACGCTTGTCAATGCTGCTACAATATCAACTGCCCAGCATTTAAAATGGGATAGCAACTGGGACAAGAGAGAACCTATAAAACTCATTCCTCCATCTAAATTGAATGAAGTTGAAGTGAATTCGGAAGAATATATGGAGCTGTTGAAAGAGTATACACCAACTGCTACAAGGAGGTTGATATTCATAAGGCATGGTCAATATCACACAGAATACAAGGATGATGAATATAGGAAGTTGACAACATTGGGCCAAGAGCAAGCAGTTTACACAGGGATTCGACTCCGTGAAATTGGAATTGATTTTGATCGTTTTGTCGAGTCATCGATGACACGAGCAATCGAAACAAGTGAGTTGATCCGGATGCAATTGAACCAAGAAGATGTTGAAAGAACAGATTTACTCCGGGAGGGAAGTCCAATTTCTCCGGAGCCACCATTCCGCTACTGGAGGTCAGAAGTGAGCGTGCACACAGATCAACCACGTATTGAGGCAGGATTTAGGAAATATGTTCACAGAGCTGACATATCGCAGAAGAATGATTCTCATGAGGTTGTAGTCTGCCATGCAAATGTTATCCGGTACATTGTATGTAGAGCACTTCAGCTACCACCAGAGGCATGGCTGCGAATGTCGTTGAAACATGGAAGCATGACCTGTTTAACCGTATTTCCTGATGGTCATGTGACCCTGCAATGCTTGGGGGAAGCTGGGTATATTCCTCAAGATAAACTCTCAATTGAGTAA
- the LOC100183569 gene encoding regulator of microtubule dynamics protein 1 → MSTTLFGIIRSLALRTTSLVATRSLAKQKRGLGRKFALAVSAASAFAFTIHQKRIEIFAKENKQKDKHVIEEADKLYNMGGQYRELYDYLKKQKNVKNCSILWRLARAARDLALKGEDVTDNEKKELIYEAFNASKEALDVDESDFAAHKWYAITIGDVGDYEGTKVKISNAFLIRDHLERATELNPSDATTLHCLGMWCFAFADMPWWQHKMAAVIFGTPPSSTYKEAADYFMQAERVDPNFYSVNLLMLGKTYIKMNDHKRAMLFLDRVLHYPILNTEDENAKVEAEVLLKSLLGK, encoded by the coding sequence ATGTCGACAACATTGTTTGGGATTATTCGGTCGTTAGCCTTAAGAACTACCTCCTTAGTCGCAACAAGGTCGCTGGCAAAACAAAAACGTGGCTTGGGTCGAAAATTTGCTTTAGCCGTGTCCGCAGCCAGTGCGTTTGCTTTTACAATTCATCAAAAACGTATTGAGATATTTGCAAAAGAGAATAAACAAAAGGACAAACATGTCATTGAAGAAGCAGATAAGTTGTATAACATGGGTGGGCAATACAGGGAGCTGTACGATTACTTGAAAAAGCAGAAAAACGTAAAAAACTGTAGCATTCTGTGGAGGTTGGCACGTGCTGCAAGAGATCTTGCTTTAAAAGGCGAAGATGTCACggacaatgaaaaaaaagaacttATCTACGAGGCGTTTAACGCTTCCAAAGAAGCTCTGGATGTTGACGAAAGTGACTTTGCAGCTCATAAATGGTACGCTATAACCATTGGCGACGTTGGAGATTATGAAGGTACCAAAGTAAAGATCTCGAATGCATTTCTAATTCGTGACCACCTTGAACGTGCTACTGAACTGAACCCAAGTGATGCAACCACATTACATTGCCTCGGAATGTGGTGTTTTGCCTTTGCTGACATGCCATGGTGGCAACACAAAATGGCTGCGGTCATTTTTGGCACCCCACCTTCTTCCACCTATAAAGAAGCAGCTGACTACTTCATGCAAGCTGAAAGAGTGGACCCAAACTTCTACAGCGTCAACTTACTCATGCTTGGAAAAacttacataaaaatgaacGACCACAAGAGGGCCATGTTGTTCCTAGATCGGGTACTCCATTATCCAATATTGAACACTGAAGATGAAAACGCCAAAGTTGAGGCagaagttttgttaaaatcccTTCTTGGAAAGTGA